In a genomic window of Candidatus Poribacteria bacterium:
- a CDS encoding glutaredoxin, giving the protein MSQPKIIAYMKPVCGWSNGVRAIFAKYGLDYEDRDIINNENNYREMVQKTRQPYQPCVQIDDVMLADVSGDEVEHYLVSEGIVKSSDAETDVPTDQACEDHGPSAVNIGFPSR; this is encoded by the coding sequence ATGAGTCAACCGAAAATTATCGCTTACATGAAGCCCGTCTGCGGATGGAGCAATGGTGTCCGTGCGATCTTCGCCAAATACGGTTTAGACTATGAAGATAGAGACATCATTAACAACGAAAACAACTATCGTGAAATGGTTCAGAAGACGCGGCAACCCTATCAGCCATGCGTCCAAATTGACGACGTGATGCTTGCCGATGTCAGTGGCGATGAAGTGGAACACTATTTGGTTTCGGAAGGGATCGTCAAATCCAGCGATGCTGAAACCGATGTACCAACGGATCAGGCGTGTGAGGACCACGGACCATCTGCTGTTAATATTGGTTTCCCGAGCCGATAG